A genomic stretch from Aedes albopictus strain Foshan chromosome 2, AalbF5, whole genome shotgun sequence includes:
- the LOC109403759 gene encoding peritrophin-1, with protein sequence MRAFAVFLVIAVVGVSALPEYYAEFQQLWEQYQQHQLQQQQQHKPQQPQWQQQPHPQPQWQQQQWQQQQPPQQNPPQEYSSDGYKIVPGVVDSRCPRTDDVDNPIHLPVRGNCGKFMKCYGGRAYEQECPSGLEFGISVNRCDYPALAKCSSNGW encoded by the exons ATGAGAG CTTTCGCAGTCTTCTTGGTAATCGCCGTTGTCGGCGTTTCAGCTCTGCCGGAGTACTACGCAGAGTTCCAGCAATTGTGGGAGCAGTACCAGCAGCACCAactacagcaacagcagcagcataaACCCCAGCAACCGCAGTGGCAACAGCAGCCTCACCCTCAACCGCAGTGGCAACAGCAGCAatggcaacaacaacaaccaccacAGCAGAACCCTCCTCAGGAGTACAGCTCGGATGGTTACAAAATCGTTCCTGGAGTCGTAGACTCGCGCTGCCCGAGGACTGACGACGTCGACAATCCCATCCATCTGCCCGTTCGCGGAAACTGCGGAAAGTTCATGAAGTGCTACGGTGGCCGTGCCTACGAGCAGGAATGTCCGTCCGGGTTGGAATTCGGAATCAGCGTGAACCGTTGCGATTATCCCGCTTTGGCCAAGTGCAGCTCCAATGGATGGTAA